A single region of the Coregonus clupeaformis isolate EN_2021a chromosome 16, ASM2061545v1, whole genome shotgun sequence genome encodes:
- the LOC121584999 gene encoding poly [ADP-ribose] polymerase tankyrase-1 isoform X2, which yields MAVSRRSSQQQQQGNLQSPPRNSYLSVSSPGSLPIDLVTATVVPPDGERGCSAGMENPSASPDLPAPALSSGSSTSPTTTTSGGESSSVSSPGSGGTSPGDGSSGIGGAFRDLFEACRNGDVSRVKRLVDSVNVNAKDMAGRKSTPLHFAAGFGRKDVVEHLLQTGANVHARDDGGLIPLHNACSFGHAEVVSLLLCQGADPNARDNWNYTPLHEAAIKGKIDVCIVLLQHGADPNIRNTDGKSALDLADPSAKAVLTGEYKKDELLEAARSGNEEKLMALLTPLNVNCHASDGRKSTSQKMLSTPLHLAAGYNRVRIVQLLLQHGADVHAKDKGGLVPLHNACSYGHFEVTELLLKHGACVNAMDLWQFTPLHEAASKNRVEVCSLLLSHGADPNLLNCHSKSAVDMAPTPELKERLTYEFKGHSLLQAAREADMAKVKKTLALEIISFKHPQTNETALHCAVASPHPKRKQVTELLLRKGANVNEKNKDFMTTLHVAAERAHNDILEVLQKHGAKVNAVDTLGQTALHRAALAGHIQTCRLLLSYGADPAIVSLQGFTAAQMGNEAVQQILNENIPTRNSDVDYRFLEAAKAGDLDTVQQLCTPQNVNCRDLEGRHSTPLHFAAGYNRVAVVEYLLHHGADVHAKDKGGLVPLHNACSYGHYEVAELLVRHGASVNVADLWKFTPLHEAAAKGKYEICKLLLKHGADPTKKNRDGNMPLDMVKDGDTDIQDLLRGDAALLDAAKKGCLARVQKLCSPENINCRDTQGRNSTPLHLAAGYNNLEVAEYLLEHGADVNAQDKGGLIPLHNAASYGHVDIAALLIKFSTCVNATDKWAFTPLHEAAQKGRTQLCALLLAHGADPTMKNQEGQTALDLATADDIRALLMDAMPPDALPSCFKPQATVVSAGSVISPASTPSCLSAASSIDNLAGPLNELGAAGTSGVADGATGIDRKEGELAILDMNIGQFLKSLGLEHLREIFEREQISLDVLADMGHEELKEIGINAYGHRHKLIKGVERLLGGQQGANPYLTFHCANQGTVLIDLAPDDKEGQSVEEEMQSTIREHRDGGNAGGVFSRYNIIKIQKVVNKKLRERYTHRQKEISDENHNHHNERMLFHGSPFINAIIHKGFDERHAYIGGMFGAGIYFAENSSKSNQYVYGIGGGTGCPTHKDRSCYLCHRQMLFCRVTLGKSFLQFSAMKMAHAPPGHHSVIGRPSVNGLAYAEYVIYRGEQAYPEYLITYQILKPESTAASAAGAEQKS from the exons ATGGCGGTGTCTCGTCGTTCATCGCAGCAACAACAGCAGGGCAACCTGCAATCTCCGCCACGAAACAGTTATCTTTCGGTAAGTTCTCCGGGCTCTCTGCCGATTGATCTTGTGACAGCGACGGTAGTGCCTCCGGATGGTGAGCGTGGATGCAGCGCAGGCATGGAGAATCCTTCGGCCTCCCCGGATCTTCCAGCACCAGCCCTCAGCAGTGGGAGCAGCACAAGCCCGACCACAACAACCTCCGGCGGGGAGAGTAGTAGTGTCTCGAGCCCCGGTTCAGGAGGCACGAGCCCCGGCGACGGCAGTAGCGGGATCGGTGGAGCTTTCAGGGATCTATTTGAGGCCTGTCGGAATGGAGATGTATCCCGTGTGAAGAGACTTGTAGACTCGGTGAATGTGAATGCGAAGGACATGGCCGGGCGAAAATCTACCCCTCTGCATTTCGCTGCAG GTTTTGGACGAAAGGATGTGGTTGAGCACCTCTTACAGACTGGAGCTAATGTGCACGCCAGAGACGACGGTGGTCTCATCCCCCTGCACAACGCCTGCTCCTTTGGCCACGCCGAGGTGGTCAGTCTGCTCCTGTGCCAAGGTGCAGACCCCAACGCACGGGACAACTGGAACTACACACCTTTGCATGAGGCAGCCATCAAGGGCAAGATTGATGTGTGCATCG TGCTCCTCCAGCATGGCGCTGATCCCAACATCCGTAATACGGACGGCAAGTCTGCCCTGGATCTGGCAGACCCCTCTGCCAAGGCTGTGCTCACCG GTGAGTACAAGAAGGATGAACTCCTGGAAGCAGCAAG GAGTGGCAACGAGGAGAAACTGATGGCACTACTGACCCCATTAAATGTCAACTGCCATGCCAGTGATGGCCGCAAG TCAACATCCCAAAAAATGCTG TCCACCCCACTGCACCTGGCGGCTGGCTACAACCGCGTACGCATCGTCCAGCTACTGCTGCAGCACGGTGCAGACGTCCATGCCAAGGACAAAGG TGGCCTGGTCCCTCTTCACAATGCCTGCTCCTATGGACACTTTGAGGTCACAGAGCTTCTTCTCAAG CATGGAGCATGTGTAAATGCCATGGACCTGTGGCAGTTCACCCCTCTCCACGAGGCTGCATCTAAGAACCGTGTGGAGGTGTGTTCTCTGTTGCTGAGCCACGGTGCCGACCCCAACCTGCTCAACTGCCACAGCAAGAGCGCCGTGGACATGGCCCCCACCCCCGAACTTAAAGAGCGGCTCACCT ATGAGTTTAAAGGTCATTCGCTGCTCCAGGCAGCTCGGGAGGCAGACATGGCCAAGGTGAAGAAGACCCTGGCTCTGGAGATCATCAGCTTCAAACACCCACAGACCAATGAGACAGCCCTG cactgtGCCGTTGCTTCCCCTCACCCCAAACGGAAGCAGGTGACCGAACTGCTGCTGCGTAAAGGTGCCAACGTCAACGAGAAGAACAAAGA CTTCATGACGACCCTACATGTAGCGGCTGAGAGAGCACACAACGACATCCTGGAGGTGCTGCAGAAACATGGAGCCAAG gtaAATGCGGTGGACACCCTGGGGCAAACTGCCCTCCACAGGGCAGCCCTGGCGGGCCACATCCAGACGTGCAGGCTGCTGCTGAGCTACGGGGCCGACCCGGCCATCGTCTCCCTGCAGGGCTTCACTGCGGCACAGATGGGCAACGAGGCCGTGCAGCAGATCCTCAATG AAAATATTCCAACTCGTAACTCTGATGTGGACTACCGGTTTCTGGAAGCCGCTAAGGCTGGAGATTTGGACACTGTGCAG CAACTCTGCACTCCTCAGAACGTGAACTGTCGGGACCTGGAGGGTCGTCACTCTACCCCTCTGCACTTTGCTGCAGGCTACAACCGTGTGGCCGTGGTGGAGTACCTGCTACATCATGGAGCTGACGTACATGCTAAAGACAAAGG TGGTCTGGTGCCCCTCCACAATGCCTGCTCCTACGGTCACTATGAGGTGGCTGAGCTGCTGGTGAGACACGGGGCATCGGTGAACGTAGCTGACCTCTGGAAGTTCACCCCTCTCCACGAGGCTGCCGCCAAGGGCAAATACGAGATCTGCAAACTGCTGCTCAAG CATGGAGCGGACCCCACCAAGAAGAACCGTGATGGTAACATGCCTCTGGACATGGTGAAGGATGGAGACACGGACATCCAGGACCTGCTGAGAGGAGACGCTGCCCTGCTGGACGCTGCTAAGAAGGGCTGTCTGGCCCGAGTCCAGAAACTCTGCAGCCCAGAGAACATCAACtgtagagacacacagggacGTAACTCCACCCCCCTGCACCTCGCAG CTGGCTACAACAACCTGGAGGTGGCGGAGTATCTCCTGGAGCACGGGGCTGACGTCAATGCACAGGACAAAGGAGGCCTCATCCCCCTGCACAACGCTGCCTCCTATGGG CATGTGGACATTGCTGCCCTCCTGATAAAGTTCAGTACATGTGTGAACGCTACAGATAAGTGGGCCTTCACCCCCCTCCACGAAGCAGCTCAGAAGGGCCGTACCCAGCTGTGTGCTCTGCTGCTGGCCCACGGAGCGGACCCCACCATGAAGAACCAGGAGGGACAGACTGCGCTGGACCTGGCTACG gCTGATGACATCCGTGCCCTGCTGATGGATGCCATGCCCCCAGATGCCCTGCCCAGCTGCTTCAAGCCCCAGGCCACGGTGGTCAGTGCCGGCTCAGTCATCTCCCCAGCCTCCACGCCCTCCTGCCTGTCTGCAGCCAGCAGCATCGACAACCTGGCCGGGCCCCTCAACGAGCTGGGGGCCGCAGGGACCTCCGGGGTGGCCGACGGGGCCACGGGAATCGACAGGAAGGAGGGGGAAT TGGCGATATTGGACATGAACATCGGTCAGTTCCTGAAGAGCTTGGGTCTGGAGCATCTAAGGGAAATCTttgagagagaacag ATCTCTCTAGATGTGCTGGCTGACATGGGTCACGAAGAACTGAAGGAGATTGGGATCAACGCTTACGGCCACCGACACAAACTCATCAAGGGAGTGGAGAGGCTGTTGGGGGGACAACAAG GTGCCAACCCGTATCTGACATTCCACTGTGCCAACCAGGGCACGGTCCTCATCGACCTAGCCCCTGACGACAAGGAGGGCCAAtcagtggaggaggag ATGCAAAGTACCATCAGAGAACACAGAGATGGAGGTAACGCAGGAGGGGTGTTCAGCAGATACAATATCATCAAG ATTCAGAAGGTGGTCAACAAGAAGCTGCGGGAGCGATACACACACCGCCAGAAGGAGATCTCGGACGAGAACCACAACCACCACAATGAGCGCATGCTCTTCCATG GTTCTCCGTTCATAAATGCCATCATCCACAAAGGCTTTGACGAGCGGCATGCGTACATCGGAGGAATGTTTGGAGCAGGGATCTACTTTGCTGAGAACTCCTCTAAGAGTAACCAGTATGTTTATGGCATTGGGGGCGGCACCGGATGCCCCACTCACAAAGACCGCTCCTGTTACCTGTGCCACAG GCAGATGTTATTCTGCCGTGTAACCCTGGGGAAGTCCTTCCTCCAGTTCAGTGCCATGAAGATGGCCCACGCCCCCCCTGGACACCACTCTGTGATTGGCCGGCCCAGCGTCAACGGCCTGGCCTACGCAGAATACGTAATCTACAGAGGAGAGCAG GCCTACCCAGAGTATCTCATCACCTATCAGATCCTTAAGCCGGAGAGCACAGCCGCGTCTGCTGCAGGAGCGGAGCAGAAGTCCTAG
- the LOC121584999 gene encoding poly [ADP-ribose] polymerase tankyrase-1 isoform X1, whose product MAVSRRSSQQQQQGNLQSPPRNSYLSVSSPGSLPIDLVTATVVPPDGERGCSAGMENPSASPDLPAPALSSGSSTSPTTTTSGGESSSVSSPGSGGTSPGDGSSGIGGAFRDLFEACRNGDVSRVKRLVDSVNVNAKDMAGRKSTPLHFAAGFGRKDVVEHLLQTGANVHARDDGGLIPLHNACSFGHAEVVSLLLCQGADPNARDNWNYTPLHEAAIKGKIDVCIVLLQHGADPNIRNTDGKSALDLADPSAKAVLTGEYKKDELLEAARSGNEEKLMALLTPLNVNCHASDGRKSTSQKMLSTPLHLAAGYNRVRIVQLLLQHGADVHAKDKGGLVPLHNACSYGHFEVTELLLKHGACVNAMDLWQFTPLHEAASKNRVEVCSLLLSHGADPNLLNCHSKSAVDMAPTPELKERLTYEFKGHSLLQAAREADMAKVKKTLALEIISFKHPQTNETALHCAVASPHPKRKQVTELLLRKGANVNEKNKDFMTTLHVAAERAHNDILEVLQKHGAKVNAVDTLGQTALHRAALAGHIQTCRLLLSYGADPAIVSLQGFTAAQMGNEAVQQILNENIPTRNSDVDYRFLEAAKAGDLDTVQQLCTPQNVNCRDLEGRHSTPLHFAAGYNRVAVVEYLLHHGADVHAKDKGGLVPLHNACSYGHYEVAELLVRHGASVNVADLWKFTPLHEAAAKGKYEICKLLLKHGADPTKKNRDGNMPLDMVKDGDTDIQDLLRGDAALLDAAKKGCLARVQKLCSPENINCRDTQGRNSTPLHLAAGYNNLEVAEYLLEHGADVNAQDKGGLIPLHNAASYGHVDIAALLIKFSTCVNATDKWAFTPLHEAAQKGRTQLCALLLAHGADPTMKNQEGQTALDLATADDIRALLMDAMPPDALPSCFKPQATVVSAGSVISPASTPSCLSAASSIDNLAGPLNELGAAGTSGVADGATGIDRKEGELAILDMNIGQFLKSLGLEHLREIFEREQISLDVLADMGHEELKEIGINAYGHRHKLIKGVERLLGGQQGANPYLTFHCANQGTVLIDLAPDDKEGQSVEEEMQSTIREHRDGGNAGGVFSRYNIIKIQKVVNKKLRERYTHRQKEISDENHNHHNERMLFHGSPGSPFINAIIHKGFDERHAYIGGMFGAGIYFAENSSKSNQYVYGIGGGTGCPTHKDRSCYLCHRQMLFCRVTLGKSFLQFSAMKMAHAPPGHHSVIGRPSVNGLAYAEYVIYRGEQAYPEYLITYQILKPESTAASAAGAEQKS is encoded by the exons ATGGCGGTGTCTCGTCGTTCATCGCAGCAACAACAGCAGGGCAACCTGCAATCTCCGCCACGAAACAGTTATCTTTCGGTAAGTTCTCCGGGCTCTCTGCCGATTGATCTTGTGACAGCGACGGTAGTGCCTCCGGATGGTGAGCGTGGATGCAGCGCAGGCATGGAGAATCCTTCGGCCTCCCCGGATCTTCCAGCACCAGCCCTCAGCAGTGGGAGCAGCACAAGCCCGACCACAACAACCTCCGGCGGGGAGAGTAGTAGTGTCTCGAGCCCCGGTTCAGGAGGCACGAGCCCCGGCGACGGCAGTAGCGGGATCGGTGGAGCTTTCAGGGATCTATTTGAGGCCTGTCGGAATGGAGATGTATCCCGTGTGAAGAGACTTGTAGACTCGGTGAATGTGAATGCGAAGGACATGGCCGGGCGAAAATCTACCCCTCTGCATTTCGCTGCAG GTTTTGGACGAAAGGATGTGGTTGAGCACCTCTTACAGACTGGAGCTAATGTGCACGCCAGAGACGACGGTGGTCTCATCCCCCTGCACAACGCCTGCTCCTTTGGCCACGCCGAGGTGGTCAGTCTGCTCCTGTGCCAAGGTGCAGACCCCAACGCACGGGACAACTGGAACTACACACCTTTGCATGAGGCAGCCATCAAGGGCAAGATTGATGTGTGCATCG TGCTCCTCCAGCATGGCGCTGATCCCAACATCCGTAATACGGACGGCAAGTCTGCCCTGGATCTGGCAGACCCCTCTGCCAAGGCTGTGCTCACCG GTGAGTACAAGAAGGATGAACTCCTGGAAGCAGCAAG GAGTGGCAACGAGGAGAAACTGATGGCACTACTGACCCCATTAAATGTCAACTGCCATGCCAGTGATGGCCGCAAG TCAACATCCCAAAAAATGCTG TCCACCCCACTGCACCTGGCGGCTGGCTACAACCGCGTACGCATCGTCCAGCTACTGCTGCAGCACGGTGCAGACGTCCATGCCAAGGACAAAGG TGGCCTGGTCCCTCTTCACAATGCCTGCTCCTATGGACACTTTGAGGTCACAGAGCTTCTTCTCAAG CATGGAGCATGTGTAAATGCCATGGACCTGTGGCAGTTCACCCCTCTCCACGAGGCTGCATCTAAGAACCGTGTGGAGGTGTGTTCTCTGTTGCTGAGCCACGGTGCCGACCCCAACCTGCTCAACTGCCACAGCAAGAGCGCCGTGGACATGGCCCCCACCCCCGAACTTAAAGAGCGGCTCACCT ATGAGTTTAAAGGTCATTCGCTGCTCCAGGCAGCTCGGGAGGCAGACATGGCCAAGGTGAAGAAGACCCTGGCTCTGGAGATCATCAGCTTCAAACACCCACAGACCAATGAGACAGCCCTG cactgtGCCGTTGCTTCCCCTCACCCCAAACGGAAGCAGGTGACCGAACTGCTGCTGCGTAAAGGTGCCAACGTCAACGAGAAGAACAAAGA CTTCATGACGACCCTACATGTAGCGGCTGAGAGAGCACACAACGACATCCTGGAGGTGCTGCAGAAACATGGAGCCAAG gtaAATGCGGTGGACACCCTGGGGCAAACTGCCCTCCACAGGGCAGCCCTGGCGGGCCACATCCAGACGTGCAGGCTGCTGCTGAGCTACGGGGCCGACCCGGCCATCGTCTCCCTGCAGGGCTTCACTGCGGCACAGATGGGCAACGAGGCCGTGCAGCAGATCCTCAATG AAAATATTCCAACTCGTAACTCTGATGTGGACTACCGGTTTCTGGAAGCCGCTAAGGCTGGAGATTTGGACACTGTGCAG CAACTCTGCACTCCTCAGAACGTGAACTGTCGGGACCTGGAGGGTCGTCACTCTACCCCTCTGCACTTTGCTGCAGGCTACAACCGTGTGGCCGTGGTGGAGTACCTGCTACATCATGGAGCTGACGTACATGCTAAAGACAAAGG TGGTCTGGTGCCCCTCCACAATGCCTGCTCCTACGGTCACTATGAGGTGGCTGAGCTGCTGGTGAGACACGGGGCATCGGTGAACGTAGCTGACCTCTGGAAGTTCACCCCTCTCCACGAGGCTGCCGCCAAGGGCAAATACGAGATCTGCAAACTGCTGCTCAAG CATGGAGCGGACCCCACCAAGAAGAACCGTGATGGTAACATGCCTCTGGACATGGTGAAGGATGGAGACACGGACATCCAGGACCTGCTGAGAGGAGACGCTGCCCTGCTGGACGCTGCTAAGAAGGGCTGTCTGGCCCGAGTCCAGAAACTCTGCAGCCCAGAGAACATCAACtgtagagacacacagggacGTAACTCCACCCCCCTGCACCTCGCAG CTGGCTACAACAACCTGGAGGTGGCGGAGTATCTCCTGGAGCACGGGGCTGACGTCAATGCACAGGACAAAGGAGGCCTCATCCCCCTGCACAACGCTGCCTCCTATGGG CATGTGGACATTGCTGCCCTCCTGATAAAGTTCAGTACATGTGTGAACGCTACAGATAAGTGGGCCTTCACCCCCCTCCACGAAGCAGCTCAGAAGGGCCGTACCCAGCTGTGTGCTCTGCTGCTGGCCCACGGAGCGGACCCCACCATGAAGAACCAGGAGGGACAGACTGCGCTGGACCTGGCTACG gCTGATGACATCCGTGCCCTGCTGATGGATGCCATGCCCCCAGATGCCCTGCCCAGCTGCTTCAAGCCCCAGGCCACGGTGGTCAGTGCCGGCTCAGTCATCTCCCCAGCCTCCACGCCCTCCTGCCTGTCTGCAGCCAGCAGCATCGACAACCTGGCCGGGCCCCTCAACGAGCTGGGGGCCGCAGGGACCTCCGGGGTGGCCGACGGGGCCACGGGAATCGACAGGAAGGAGGGGGAAT TGGCGATATTGGACATGAACATCGGTCAGTTCCTGAAGAGCTTGGGTCTGGAGCATCTAAGGGAAATCTttgagagagaacag ATCTCTCTAGATGTGCTGGCTGACATGGGTCACGAAGAACTGAAGGAGATTGGGATCAACGCTTACGGCCACCGACACAAACTCATCAAGGGAGTGGAGAGGCTGTTGGGGGGACAACAAG GTGCCAACCCGTATCTGACATTCCACTGTGCCAACCAGGGCACGGTCCTCATCGACCTAGCCCCTGACGACAAGGAGGGCCAAtcagtggaggaggag ATGCAAAGTACCATCAGAGAACACAGAGATGGAGGTAACGCAGGAGGGGTGTTCAGCAGATACAATATCATCAAG ATTCAGAAGGTGGTCAACAAGAAGCTGCGGGAGCGATACACACACCGCCAGAAGGAGATCTCGGACGAGAACCACAACCACCACAATGAGCGCATGCTCTTCCATG GTTCTCCAGGTTCTCCGTTCATAAATGCCATCATCCACAAAGGCTTTGACGAGCGGCATGCGTACATCGGAGGAATGTTTGGAGCAGGGATCTACTTTGCTGAGAACTCCTCTAAGAGTAACCAGTATGTTTATGGCATTGGGGGCGGCACCGGATGCCCCACTCACAAAGACCGCTCCTGTTACCTGTGCCACAG GCAGATGTTATTCTGCCGTGTAACCCTGGGGAAGTCCTTCCTCCAGTTCAGTGCCATGAAGATGGCCCACGCCCCCCCTGGACACCACTCTGTGATTGGCCGGCCCAGCGTCAACGGCCTGGCCTACGCAGAATACGTAATCTACAGAGGAGAGCAG GCCTACCCAGAGTATCTCATCACCTATCAGATCCTTAAGCCGGAGAGCACAGCCGCGTCTGCTGCAGGAGCGGAGCAGAAGTCCTAG